In Cryptococcus neoformans var. neoformans B-3501A chromosome 3, whole genome shotgun sequence, the DNA window TCCCGCCGCCCTTCGCTAACTTCGCCAACAAAGATGCCGCCAGCAAATGATGACGTTATTATTACAACTTGAATCGTCTGTTTTTAACTGTAGAGACACGTGACGGACCCCGTCGTTTCAGATGTTGGAATGAAAGACCGGCGGATACAACACAGGACAAACCGATCATCGATGACCACAAACAGAACGGTGACATTCATATATCTCAACACATACTTCGGCTTCGATGACGGAAGTTGAAAGGTGGGCGGTTGTGGTGGGGGATCAAATCAGTTGTCAGCCATCACTGATCGGCCTTTGACGTTGTCGACTCAGATTATCCACGCAGGTCTTTGAGTTATCTTCTTAATGGATTTTAATATAAAACACAATGGTCTATATTGTACCAAAGGACAGCGGTTTtccactccttctctttcacccGCTCTCAGGAGCCTCGTCTTATTGTACCTGTGACGCCCGCCGTGTAAGGGGTGACAACCCTCGGCCCCCTCGTCGACGCGACTCCTTTTATATTTCATACCGCCAAGGACCTTAAACTCCTTTCGCTTCTTCAGCACAGATAACTGCGGATTGGAAAGTAGCGTCAGCAATCCGCAAGGGCGTTTTACAGCGATATATTTGACTGTGGTATTTCACATGAGAGAATCATACTAAAAGCGGCAGAAACATATACTGAAAACTAACCGTACAAgcattctcatccttcctaTCAAAGATGATTCCCAGAATGCTTCTAGCATTCAGCGTAGCATCCCTTGCTGTCTCATGGTAGGCTTAATCCTGGGTTGGTTATATCGAGGATGGGGATATTATGAGAAGCAAAAGGTGTGCAAAGGGCCTGCTGAGGGTGTTAATAATCACCGACGGGGATTGACGCTTGGATAGGATAATTGAGCCATAGCTTGTAATAAGTGAGCAACTTTATCTCCTTTAGTTCGGCAAACACAGACACAAAATGATGGCCGTCCTTTGGATTAGCGTCGAGAGAGCGTTACTATCCCTCACTCTTAGAGTTATGTCGAGATGTATGAACTTCTTTGAGGCGATGACTCTTGCGGATTTCAATGCCTGtgttcatcctctgcttgTCCTCACTCCTTGACAGCCTAAGAGTCATAGTAGAGAGCTTTATCATATCGTTTCTTCACAGTCAGTATACAGTTAGTCATCTACTATGCGTCTTCCCTTTcagtcttcatcttcgtcgaggCCATCTACCCTCTTCGATTCTTCATTCACTTTTCCTGCAAGCTATCGGCTCTCTACTCACAGAATGGGGTGGGCTGATGGAGTCTCAAGGCTTGATAAAAAAGAGCGGTGAGCAGTACTTGTTTATCCCCAGCAGCGTAAAGCGCTTACTTTATATAGCTTAAAGCAGCTGGACACCATGCACCGTATAGTGGTCGAGCCATACCACTCCTCGGTCATCCACAGCCATCTTTCCATGGTCCACTCCTCTGGTAGGCGTAGCGCAGTTCTTGACGTGGGTACTGTGAGCATCTTTAAACATCAAGtttatccttttctttcactTCACCCTGACCCTCGGTTTCGCGGACAGGGCAGTGGTTAGTCGCCCATACCTTCCGCTTCCCATTCCATGACAAAGGATACTAACAGCGATCATGGTgtatttcttcttccaactcatTAACTGtctcatttttttctatATAATAAATGATGGGACTTTAGGTCAATGGGCTGCACTTTTAGCCAATGCTGAACCATTTGCCGATGTTGTGACTCTCGCGTAAGCAGATTTCTACcttttttctccctctttttccttcctttcctcccctAATCGCCTCATCCCAGGCCAGACTGGAAGTCATATACTGGAGAAAGAATTCACCATGGCAACCTGGACTTCTCTTCTGCAGACATTGCCCGTCCTCTGCCGTGGCCTTCGAGCTCATTTGGTCAGTAGGAGGTATCTCGCTACTCTACGCCTCAAGTTGACTATTTCACTTTCAGACGTTATCCAAGTAAAAGGTCTGGCTAGAACGTACAAAAGCTACGGCATTTTTCTTGAGCGCCTTGCAAGACTGCTTCGTCATGGCGGTCTACTTGTAATCGTTGAGCATTGTCTGGGATATGTAGGTCCGCTTTCTGGGTCCGACAAATGGGAAGCGCTGATATGTTAACAGGAATCATCGTCTAGTCAAAATCTGCCCCCTTGTCTACTCCAGTGGAATGCTTCTATCGAGAAGGCACTAGCCGCTAATGGCAGTAAGCCCAGGATTCCGGGATGGACAGATTAAGTACTAACCGTGAATGTATCAGTTGATTCAATGATGGCTGCTAGGCTCAGTGAGTGTGTGAGATCGGCAGGGGTCTTGTAAGGTTTTGTTTCATCTATGACGATGTCACCAACTGACTGCCTCACAGTGGTCTCTCTGCATATGTCCAGGACATCGGGGTACCAGTAGCCTGCTACATGCCAGAGAGTAAATTCATTCTACGTCAATGACCGGAAGATGCTCGACTAACCTAGGCTTATTTAGACTCCCCTACCTTGGCACAGGCTGGCTCTCTACATTCTCGAATTATTTCTTCGGAACTCCGTTCATTTCTACCTGAATTAGTTGCTTATGGATATCGTCTTACAGATCTTGAAGGCATGATCGAGGGCTGTCTCGATGAGGTGGGTCCATATACCCCAGTAAAATGACAACGCTGAAGTTTGGAGTTAGCTTTTAAATCCGTACTCAAGGTACTTACAACGCCTTGTGGCTCTATACGCCGTTAAACAATAGTCAAACGACTTCGCTCCCTATTCTGCTTCTCACATCTCGTCGTCTTCGCACATCTGTTCTGAGCAGCTAAAATAGGATATGGCATAGAAAGGTCTTCCTATCTGATTACGGCTGCCCGGAAAAAGCCAAAGCACAAGCATTGTTGTAATTTATCATCTGTACTTATCGGCACAATTGCTTATTTCTCGCATACCAGCATACTTGGGCATCCTCTCATTAGTACATTTCCTCCTAAGATCCGGAATTAAACCACAGCTCTCACATTTAGTATATGATCTCCTCACACGCTTAAAATTTGAGGCATCAGCATGCGAACTTGCCAGAAGCCCATTTACTACACGAAGAGTGGAAAGACAAGAGTAACCTTTTACAACAAATGCATTACACATCTGTTGCTGCGAGAAACTTCTGATTCTGTCCTTACCCGTTCCGTAGCTGACAATCATCGGATGCGTTTGCCTAAAAGGCCCTCGGTTTCCGCCTCGGggctttggaagatgacagCTCGTCCAGGGTAGGAAGCCTTGGATGATGGTATGTCGACTATCAGCGAGAGCATTTGGAACTCTCCAGCCTCATCCTGCAGAAAATCACAAGTCAGCCAAGCCTGACGAGTAGATAGACGATAACGTACCTTGACATACTCTCCTCGAGCTTCTCCCACGGTATATGTCCCAGCAGGAGGCAGTTCTTTTGCTAATGGAACCCGAGATCCAGCAGTCGACCTCAAATTCAACCCACCGAACCATCTGGATAACGTTCCGGGTTCCTTCTTAACCACCACTcgctctttcttttccacatcttccTTTACCACATCTTCTGGTTTTTCGCCCACCAACATATCCAtgccttcctttccccaaGCGACAGCAGACCTCCAACCTTGTTTTATCCATGAAAgagtctcttcttcgtctttggCCCTACCATGGATCCAGAAAGAGATAACAAGATGATCCTTGCCTGAAGTGGGGTTGCGGATAAAGGTATGAGCGATTGGAGGAGAGCCTCTGACGGGTGCAGAGGAATGTGGGGAATGAGTGAATTTAAGAGGAGGCAGAAGGTACGCGTCAAGCTTGTGGATTGTCAGTACGGTTTAGAATAAACATGTTGATCAGACGTACAGCATTTGAACCGCGGATCATATCTATGGCATGGGAGTAGAGCACAGAAGGGGAGTTCTTTGCAAACAATTCCGTTGTGAGAGCAAACGTCAGGACAACAAAAAGGGCGCCTCCGAAAAGGATGACAGTCAGATTACCAGTCTGCTGCGTTGTACGGACCACTGTATTAGACTTCAGTTGAGACGTTGTTGGAACTGCAAGACTGATGCTTACGCTTTCCTCCAATGTTCAAGTCAGACCATGACTTCCAAGTCTTCCTACGGCCATTGGGCCCAACTCCAAGAGGGAATGGCCCGACAGTGTCTTGGGTACCAGAAGATGTTCCCGTCTTATTTCCGAGCCCCTTCAAAAGATCGCTTGTGGCTTGTGATTGAGAATGCGGGGAAGCCGTTTCATGGTGGGTAGCGTAGAGGCGTGTGGAGGATACAAATGGGCGAAGGACGGCAGGTGACGGGGCGAAGCGAGGCTGAGTAGCGGAAAGAACGAGGCGAAGTGTGGAGATGGGGCGGTTCATGGTGTATAAGAGACAGTGACGGTCTGTAATTGGTGATcgagagatgatgaagacgcaGATTGCACTTGTTCCCTTCGTCGTTTCTCTTAACCGGTGTTGGTCACGTGAGAGCCATCCTACGTCGCGGACCatggcggtggaggtgaaCAATTATTTGATCCCGCTGGCCACGCTGAGACCCTTTCGCCTCTGAGCTTCCTCGACATTCTTCGCGCGTCAATCAAGCTGTTCTCTACGATATCTTATCCCTCTATAACAACCAAAAATGGCCTCCACAATGTACCAGCGCGACCCCAGGGCGGTGAGTCATTCTCCATGGGACTCTTTCATGAAAGCTGACAATCGTGCTAGGGCCTTTTTTTGGGAGGTACCAGAACAAGTGGTGCCGAAGTTAGGGATGCCAACGGTTAGTCGATTGTCAGACAGTACAAGGAAGGATCAGGGTGTAATAGAGAGCTGGAACTGATGAGGTGGATAGTGATGGCCTGTCAAACTGTTTCCAACATCCTCAAGTCATCTTTGGGACCTGTCGGGTACGTTGTGAAATCTCCTGATTGATCATCGCGAGTCCTTTCTGATTTTGCTTCAGTCTTGACAAGATGCTTGTTGACAATGTCGGAGATGTCACTATCACCAACGATGGTGCTACCATTCTCTCGCTCTTGGAAGTTGCCCACCCTGCTGTTAGTATCACTGTTTCAATATCCTTGATGCTCGACTGATAACGTTTTTAGGCCCGGGTACTTGTTTCTCTTGCAACTCAGCAAGATAAAGAAGTCGGTGACGGTACCACCTCTGTCGTTCTCCTCGCTTCTGAGCTTTTGAGAAGGGCCAATGAGCTTGTGCGGAATAAGATCCATCCCACCACTGTGATCACCGGTTACAGGTATGTTGAATTTCGGCTTGTGAATGCTAATCACGCTGAAACTCTGCAACAGACTTGCGTGCAAGGAGGCGTGCAGATACATGGCCGAACAGCTTTCAACCAAGGTTGACAAGCTCGGCAAGGACTCTTTGATCAACGTTGCCAAGACTTCTATGAGCTCTAAGATCCTCGGTGCCGACGATGACTTTTTCGCACCTCTTGCTGTCGACGCTATGCTTGCCGTCAAGACCATCAACGCCAAGGGTGAAAAGAAGTACCCTGTCAAGGCTGTCAACGT includes these proteins:
- a CDS encoding hypothetical protein (Match to EST gb|CF190941.1|CF190941), with protein sequence MNRPISTLRLVLSATQPRFAPSPAVLRPFVSSTRLYATHHETASPHSQSQATSDLLKGLGNKTGTSSGTQDTVGPFPLGVGPNGRRKTWKSWSDLNIGGKLVRTTQQTGNLTVILFGGALFVVLTFALTTELFAKNSPSVLYSHAIDMIRGSNALDAYLLPPLKFTHSPHSSAPVRGSPPIAHTFIRNPTSGKDHLVISFWIHGRAKDEEETLSWIKQGWRSAVAWGKEGMDMLVGEKPEDVVKEDVEKKERVVVKKEPGTLSRWFGGLNLRSTAGSRVPLAKELPPAGTYTVGEARGEYVKDEAGEFQMLSLIVDIPSSKASYPGRAVIFQSPEAETEGLLGKRIR